From Irregularibacter muris, a single genomic window includes:
- a CDS encoding heavy metal translocating P-type ATPase, which yields MQRYILRKKNQITLISGILIAFAFITKWATGNMDIFEWALIIASILGALPIAIQAYQALRVKVVSIDVLVTIAVLGAFLIQNYEESAIVTFLFLFGAYLEQRTLNQTRSAIKELTEMAPESALKQMEKGEFEEVEVDDVDEGDILLVKTGAKVPVDGTVLSGEGHINEASITGEAVPVGKEKDSKVFAGTILENGTLKIVADRVGEDTTFGKIIELVEEAQDSKSEAERFIDRFSKYYTPAVLVLSFIVWFISQDIELAITILVLGCPGALVIGVPVSNVAGIGNGARHGVLLKGSEVIHDFSRIDTMVFDKTGTLTVGNPAVSETRYYVNDPSEVLRSLASIEQESDHPLAKAVLQEIGEITFLPVENTEVVKGGGIVANVDGHRIAVGNVALMEKENVKLTGEAKADIARLERDGNSLVLTSVDGQLKVMMGVRDQIRPEVKEDLQRLKALGVKNLIMLSGDNQGTVDVVSRELGLTKAYGNMLPGDKAEYVKKIKEEGRVVAFVGDGVNDSPSLALADIGIAMGSGTDVAIETSDVVLMNSDFSRLPHALGLTKATARNMLQNIIIAVGVVLFLLANVFFSQWMNMSIGMLVHEASILVVILNGMRLLSFRQRR from the coding sequence ATGCAGCGGTATATTTTAAGAAAGAAAAATCAGATCACATTAATTAGTGGTATTTTGATTGCCTTTGCCTTTATCACCAAGTGGGCAACAGGCAATATGGATATTTTTGAATGGGCATTGATTATCGCTTCCATTCTAGGTGCATTACCTATTGCCATTCAAGCCTATCAAGCCCTGCGAGTAAAAGTAGTCAGTATTGATGTTTTAGTTACCATTGCTGTTCTAGGGGCATTTTTGATTCAAAATTATGAGGAATCAGCAATTGTTACCTTCTTATTCTTATTTGGTGCTTATTTAGAGCAACGGACACTGAATCAAACTCGGTCTGCCATTAAAGAATTAACTGAAATGGCACCGGAGAGTGCCCTAAAACAAATGGAAAAGGGAGAGTTTGAAGAAGTAGAAGTAGATGATGTAGATGAAGGGGATATCTTACTGGTGAAAACAGGGGCAAAAGTGCCTGTGGATGGTACAGTTTTAAGCGGAGAGGGTCATATTAATGAAGCAAGCATTACAGGAGAAGCTGTTCCTGTGGGGAAAGAAAAAGATTCCAAAGTTTTTGCCGGTACAATCTTAGAAAACGGAACCCTTAAAATTGTTGCTGATCGTGTTGGTGAAGACACAACCTTTGGGAAAATCATTGAATTGGTAGAAGAAGCTCAAGATTCAAAATCAGAAGCCGAACGCTTTATCGACCGCTTCTCCAAATACTATACACCAGCTGTTTTAGTTCTGTCCTTTATAGTATGGTTCATCTCACAGGATATCGAACTAGCCATTACTATTTTAGTTCTTGGTTGTCCTGGTGCATTGGTTATCGGGGTACCCGTATCCAACGTTGCTGGCATTGGAAATGGAGCCCGTCACGGCGTATTGCTAAAAGGTAGTGAAGTCATTCATGATTTTAGCCGCATAGACACCATGGTATTCGATAAAACGGGCACATTGACTGTAGGAAATCCAGCAGTTTCAGAAACAAGATATTATGTAAATGATCCTAGCGAAGTATTGCGTTCTCTTGCAAGTATTGAGCAAGAGTCCGATCACCCGCTAGCAAAAGCAGTTTTGCAAGAAATCGGAGAAATTACATTCTTACCGGTTGAAAATACAGAAGTCGTTAAAGGTGGCGGAATTGTAGCCAACGTAGATGGCCATAGAATAGCTGTTGGCAATGTTGCCCTAATGGAAAAAGAAAATGTAAAGCTGACTGGAGAAGCCAAAGCCGATATAGCCCGTTTGGAAAGAGACGGAAATTCCCTTGTATTGACTTCTGTTGATGGCCAATTGAAGGTGATGATGGGTGTTCGAGATCAAATTCGACCAGAGGTGAAAGAAGATCTTCAAAGGCTAAAGGCCCTAGGAGTAAAAAATCTTATTATGCTTTCTGGTGACAATCAAGGAACAGTTGACGTTGTTAGCCGTGAACTAGGCTTAACTAAGGCCTATGGAAACATGTTACCTGGAGATAAAGCTGAATATGTTAAGAAGATAAAAGAAGAAGGCCGAGTTGTTGCTTTTGTTGGAGATGGTGTAAATGACAGTCCTTCCCTAGCACTAGCTGATATTGGTATTGCCATGGGAAGTGGTACAGATGTAGCCATTGAAACATCTGATGTTGTCTTAATGAACTCTGACTTTAGTCGCTTGCCCCATGCTCTTGGGCTCACCAAAGCTACGGCAAGAAATATGCTTCAAAACATTATTATTGCTGTAGGTGTTGTATTATTCTTACTAGCCAATGTATTCTTTAGCCAATGGATGAATATGTCAATCGGTATGTTAGTCCATGAAGCCAGTATCTTAGTTGTTATCCTTAATGGGATGAGACTACTAAGCTTCCGCCAAAGAAGATAA
- a CDS encoding iron-sulfur cluster repair di-iron protein, ric has translation MTRFNEAKERNFERLELYVPVVARVHGSSHPEFHDVRKVYDDIYTKAKEAEPKKPELNHEFKQLREITDNYTVPGDVCESYEAVYTMLAELDEAYHA, from the coding sequence ATGACAAGATTTAATGAAGCAAAAGAAAGAAATTTTGAAAGATTAGAATTATATGTACCGGTAGTAGCTCGTGTTCATGGCAGCAGTCATCCTGAATTCCATGATGTGCGTAAAGTGTATGACGACATCTATACAAAAGCAAAAGAAGCAGAGCCCAAAAAACCAGAATTAAATCATGAATTTAAACAGTTACGGGAAATCACAGATAACTATACTGTGCCAGGAGATGTATGTGAAAGCTATGAAGCGGTATACACTATGCTAGCTGAATTAGATGAAGCCTATCACGCATAA
- a CDS encoding CBS domain-containing protein — MYIKDIMIKDVITVKESDTVEKCAKLLSTHRLSGLPVLDEQGKVTGIITEGDLIKRAAKLKAPTYLQILGGIIYLDSPKDLMNEIKKTMGQLAKDVMTEKVITINPDKKIEDAATILVHEKIKRLPVIDEKGNLVGIVSRRDIMNHLFHTK; from the coding sequence ATGTATATTAAAGATATTATGATTAAGGATGTTATAACAGTAAAAGAGAGTGATACAGTTGAAAAATGTGCAAAGCTACTTAGTACACATCGATTAAGTGGATTACCTGTTTTAGATGAACAAGGTAAAGTTACAGGAATCATTACCGAGGGAGATCTAATAAAAAGGGCGGCAAAACTAAAAGCGCCCACATACTTGCAAATACTTGGAGGCATTATTTACCTAGACAGCCCTAAAGATTTAATGAATGAGATAAAGAAAACTATGGGTCAACTGGCAAAGGATGTGATGACAGAAAAAGTCATTACGATAAATCCAGATAAAAAAATAGAAGATGCAGCAACAATATTAGTTCATGAAAAAATAAAAAGGCTTCCTGTTATAGATGAAAAAGGGAATCTGGTGGGAATTGTTTCGAGAAGGGATATTATGAATCATTTATTCCATACCAAATAG
- a CDS encoding ABC transporter ATP-binding protein: MNRIIKLEIQKKTFKKKGFSILNDFELEVEPGERLSIIGESGVGKTSLLNIIGLLDVQYQGSYKLFDSSVKDLSRNKLAEWRNQKIGFVLQESALINSLTIEDNIKLPLMYANIEKDLTVQDHFKRIINKIGIEPILKKKPLECSGGQRSRAVFARAVIMNPQIILSDEPTASLDLANKEKMINLLFDMNKEFNTTVITVTHDLDLANRHERIITLERNE; encoded by the coding sequence ATGAATCGTATAATTAAACTAGAAATTCAGAAAAAAACATTCAAGAAGAAAGGTTTTTCTATTTTAAATGATTTTGAGTTGGAAGTTGAACCTGGGGAAAGACTGTCTATTATAGGGGAGTCTGGAGTTGGAAAAACTTCTTTGCTTAATATTATTGGTCTACTTGATGTACAATATCAAGGGAGCTATAAGCTTTTTGATTCATCTGTTAAGGATTTATCACGAAATAAACTAGCTGAGTGGCGTAATCAAAAAATTGGTTTTGTTCTTCAGGAGTCCGCACTAATTAATTCTTTGACCATAGAGGATAATATTAAATTGCCCCTTATGTATGCTAACATTGAAAAAGACCTAACTGTCCAAGATCACTTTAAACGAATTATTAATAAAATTGGAATTGAGCCCATTTTGAAAAAAAAACCGCTTGAGTGTTCTGGTGGCCAACGATCTAGAGCTGTTTTTGCTAGGGCTGTAATTATGAATCCCCAAATAATTTTATCAGATGAACCAACTGCGTCTTTAGACTTAGCAAATAAAGAAAAAATGATCAATCTACTTTTTGATATGAATAAAGAGTTTAATACTACTGTTATTACAGTGACTCATGATTTAGATTTAGCCAATCGTCATGAACGAATAATTACTCTCGAAAGGAATGAATAA
- a CDS encoding ABC transporter permease, protein MRILRFFITRIFLKRWILVLGMIILLFLANYLSFSVARSIISTFQGYQEIETLNQEGTFVANLDPNSEADFDKIEIDDTQKVYEYLNNNYTYALQADGFVTSLYNKYKMEVSFNYINEEAYKINQFRLSQGNQLNFNYKFNKEKIPVLVGAGLATTYPVGSNIEITDPVTQQLVNLKVQGVLKENTHRSNFYAPNSKNYFNFSIFLPVNEEFIQSADLDLQVNGLMDIVLLDSTKEKAMNLNEHIQENLGLEFNFFNQQENFNYFEDYYVNPLIIICTITFILLIIIVCLATWNTLISIRLMIKDFTINLLVGLSYSKLRAIFYSYFGILFSINLVILFVITAFNRYGFWLRKDSIFATYGIFGLISMDWLALLIVLFIDFIIGFTIVELTIRKVKNIPISVGVLK, encoded by the coding sequence ATGAGAATTTTACGTTTTTTTATAACTAGAATATTTTTGAAAAGATGGATACTTGTTTTGGGTATGATAATATTACTTTTTTTAGCTAATTATCTTTCTTTTTCGGTTGCTCGTTCAATTATTTCAACTTTTCAAGGTTATCAAGAAATAGAAACTCTGAATCAAGAAGGAACTTTTGTTGCTAATCTAGACCCGAATAGTGAAGCTGATTTTGATAAAATTGAAATAGATGATACACAAAAAGTATATGAATATTTAAACAACAATTATACTTATGCTCTGCAAGCCGATGGTTTTGTCACTTCATTATATAATAAATATAAGATGGAAGTTTCTTTCAATTATATCAACGAAGAGGCTTATAAGATAAATCAATTTAGATTATCTCAAGGAAACCAATTAAACTTCAATTATAAATTTAATAAAGAAAAAATACCTGTTTTAGTAGGTGCAGGTCTAGCCACAACATATCCTGTAGGGTCAAATATTGAGATTACAGATCCTGTCACCCAACAATTAGTCAATTTAAAAGTTCAAGGAGTCTTGAAGGAGAATACTCATCGTTCTAATTTTTATGCTCCCAATTCAAAGAATTATTTCAATTTTTCGATTTTTCTACCTGTTAATGAAGAATTTATTCAAAGTGCAGATTTGGACCTACAGGTTAATGGTTTGATGGATATTGTACTTCTTGATTCGACAAAAGAGAAAGCAATGAATTTAAATGAACATATCCAAGAAAATCTAGGTTTAGAATTTAACTTTTTTAATCAACAAGAAAACTTTAATTACTTTGAAGATTATTATGTTAATCCATTAATAATCATCTGTACTATCACCTTTATTTTACTCATAATCATTGTTTGTCTAGCTACCTGGAATACTTTGATAAGTATTCGATTAATGATAAAAGATTTTACAATCAATTTATTAGTTGGATTAAGTTATTCAAAACTAAGAGCAATTTTTTATAGTTATTTTGGAATATTGTTTTCTATTAATTTAGTCATATTATTTGTGATAACCGCTTTCAATAGATACGGCTTTTGGTTAAGAAAAGACTCAATTTTTGCTACTTACGGAATATTTGGCTTAATAAGTATGGATTGGTTGGCTTTACTTATTGTTCTTTTTATAGATTTTATTATTGGATTTACGATTGTTGAACTTACGATAAGAAAAGTTAAAAATATTCCGATCTCCGTGGGGGTGTTAAAATGA
- a CDS encoding helix-turn-helix domain-containing protein: MAIIINIDVMLAKRKMSVTELSERVGITMANLSVLKNGKAKAIRLSTLEAICKALECQPGDILEYQSESSSNTKE, from the coding sequence GTGGCGATTATAATCAATATCGATGTGATGCTAGCGAAAAGAAAAATGAGTGTAACAGAATTATCTGAAAGAGTTGGAATAACAATGGCTAACCTTTCTGTTTTGAAAAATGGAAAGGCGAAGGCGATTCGATTATCAACTTTAGAAGCTATTTGTAAAGCTTTGGAGTGTCAACCTGGTGATATTCTTGAATACCAGAGTGAATCGTCTTCAAATACCAAAGAATAG
- a CDS encoding DUF2975 domain-containing protein produces the protein MKRGTTLFLKVTVFLIGITVLALCIFLLPWLANYTAEMYPEFADWQYPVLIGLYVTAIPFFIALYQALEILNYIENNNTFSELSVKALKSIKYCAISISILYVVGAVCLLSQNALHPGIAIIALTIIFTSVIIAVFTAVLEKLLKNALDIKSENDLTV, from the coding sequence ATGAAACGAGGAACAACACTCTTTTTAAAGGTAACTGTTTTTCTTATTGGAATTACGGTACTTGCTTTGTGTATATTTTTGTTGCCTTGGTTAGCAAATTATACCGCAGAAATGTATCCAGAGTTTGCTGATTGGCAATATCCCGTTTTAATCGGTTTGTATGTAACAGCGATCCCGTTTTTTATTGCGTTATATCAGGCTTTAGAAATTTTAAATTATATTGAAAACAACAATACTTTCTCGGAATTGTCTGTAAAAGCTTTAAAATCTATAAAATACTGTGCGATTTCAATCAGTATCTTGTATGTGGTAGGAGCAGTATGTCTTTTGTCACAAAATGCTTTACATCCAGGAATAGCAATTATCGCATTAACAATTATTTTTACTTCTGTTATTATTGCAGTTTTCACTGCGGTTCTTGAGAAATTATTAAAAAATGCTTTAGATATAAAATCAGAAAACGATTTAACGGTCTGA
- the guaB gene encoding IMP dehydrogenase has product MDKIVKEGITFDDVLLIPAKSEILPNQVSLATRLTKKIRLNMPILSAGMDTVTEGRLAIAIAREGGIGIIHKNMSIEEQVLEVDKVKRSENGVIVDPFYLSPYHLVGDALELMERYRISGVPITERGKLVGIITNRDLRFETDMSKKIEEAMTKDNLVTAPEGTDLPKAEAILKKHKIEKLPIVDQENNLKGLITIKDIEKAIQYPNSAKDSRGRLLVGAAVGIGKNTQERIEALVKAQVDVIVIDTAHGHSKGVVDMVKTIKGKYPELQVIAGNVATGEATKDLIEAGADAVKVGIGPGSICTTRVVAGIGVPQITAVYDCAKVANQYDVPIIADGGIKYSGDIPKAIAAGASTVMVGSLLAGTEESPGETIIYQGRSYKVYRGMGSMAAMEAGSSDRYFQEGQRKLVPEGVEGKVPYKGPLADTIFQLIGGLRAGMGYCGTPTIEDLRENGRFIKITAAGLKESHPHDVSMTKEPPNYSL; this is encoded by the coding sequence ATGGATAAAATAGTAAAAGAAGGCATTACATTTGATGACGTATTATTAATTCCAGCTAAATCTGAGATATTACCCAATCAGGTAAGCCTTGCTACACGCTTAACAAAAAAGATACGATTAAATATGCCTATCTTAAGTGCGGGAATGGATACCGTTACAGAAGGGAGACTAGCTATAGCCATAGCTAGAGAAGGTGGGATTGGAATTATTCATAAGAATATGTCCATAGAGGAGCAGGTTTTAGAAGTGGACAAGGTAAAGCGTTCTGAAAATGGTGTTATTGTGGATCCCTTTTATTTATCTCCTTACCACCTAGTAGGAGATGCCCTAGAGTTAATGGAAAGATATCGTATTTCTGGTGTTCCTATTACTGAACGAGGAAAATTGGTAGGAATTATTACAAATAGGGATTTGCGTTTTGAAACGGATATGAGTAAAAAAATAGAAGAAGCTATGACGAAAGATAACCTAGTTACTGCTCCAGAGGGTACAGATCTACCCAAGGCTGAAGCTATTTTGAAAAAGCATAAAATAGAAAAACTTCCTATTGTAGACCAAGAGAATAACCTAAAGGGGTTAATTACCATTAAGGATATAGAAAAAGCCATTCAATATCCTAATTCTGCAAAGGACTCTAGAGGAAGACTATTGGTAGGAGCAGCTGTAGGAATCGGGAAAAATACTCAGGAAAGAATAGAAGCCTTAGTGAAGGCCCAAGTGGATGTTATTGTAATAGACACTGCCCATGGACACTCTAAGGGAGTCGTAGATATGGTAAAAACAATTAAGGGCAAATACCCAGAACTCCAAGTGATTGCAGGCAATGTGGCTACTGGGGAGGCTACAAAAGATCTTATTGAAGCAGGAGCAGATGCGGTAAAGGTAGGCATTGGACCTGGTTCTATATGTACGACTAGAGTAGTTGCAGGAATTGGAGTGCCTCAAATCACTGCGGTTTATGATTGTGCTAAAGTCGCCAATCAATATGATGTTCCGATTATTGCAGATGGGGGTATTAAATATTCTGGAGATATTCCCAAAGCCATTGCAGCAGGAGCGAGCACTGTAATGGTGGGAAGTCTACTGGCTGGTACAGAAGAAAGTCCAGGGGAAACCATCATTTATCAAGGACGAAGCTATAAAGTATATCGAGGTATGGGTTCCATGGCGGCCATGGAAGCTGGCAGTTCTGATAGATATTTCCAAGAAGGCCAAAGGAAATTAGTACCCGAGGGAGTAGAAGGGAAGGTACCTTACAAAGGACCTCTAGCCGATACCATTTTCCAACTTATTGGAGGGCTAAGGGCAGGTATGGGTTATTGTGGTACACCTACCATTGAAGATTTGAGAGAAAATGGTCGTTTTATCAAAATAACAGCGGCAGGACTAAAGGAAAGCCATCCCCATGATGTGTCCATGACCAAAGAACCTCCAAACTATAGTCTGTAA
- the tnpB gene encoding IS200/IS605 family element RNA-guided endonuclease TnpB, with translation MLKSYKYRIYPKDQQRKQLAKTFGCTRFVYNYYLDKKIKLYEEKKETLSKIDCNNHLNRELKKEFIWLKEVDKFALTNAVYHLDTAYQNFFRRIKQGRDKTGFPKFKSKHSNQFSYTTNFTNKNIEVNFAENKIKLPKLKWVEAKVHREFDGKIKSVTVSQSPSGRHFVSILVDTRIKELPKTHKNIGVDLGIRDFLIDSNGNKISNPRNLYKYERKLTKLQRQLSKKQKGSKNRSKMRVKVARLHEKISDIRKDFLHKRSSQIINENQIVVSEDLNVSGMIKNRKLAKAISDVSWSEFTRQLEYKANWYGRDYIKIDKFFPSSQLCSDCGYKNIETKDLLVREWVCTNCGSHHDRDINASRNILQEGLRILASA, from the coding sequence GTGCTAAAGAGCTATAAATATAGAATATATCCAAAGGACCAGCAAAGAAAGCAATTAGCAAAAACTTTTGGATGTACTAGGTTTGTGTATAACTACTATTTAGATAAAAAGATAAAATTGTACGAAGAGAAGAAAGAAACTCTGTCGAAAATAGATTGTAATAACCATTTAAATAGAGAGCTAAAGAAAGAATTTATCTGGCTCAAGGAAGTAGATAAGTTCGCCCTAACCAATGCTGTTTATCATTTAGATACTGCTTATCAAAATTTCTTTAGAAGAATTAAACAGGGAAGAGATAAAACCGGATTTCCTAAATTCAAGAGTAAGCATAGCAATCAATTTAGCTATACAACCAACTTTACAAACAAGAATATAGAAGTAAACTTTGCAGAAAACAAAATTAAACTACCAAAGCTAAAATGGGTAGAAGCTAAAGTCCATAGGGAATTTGATGGAAAAATCAAGTCTGTAACAGTATCTCAAAGTCCAAGTGGGAGACATTTTGTGAGTATTCTTGTGGATACCCGGATAAAAGAATTGCCTAAGACCCATAAGAACATAGGAGTTGATTTAGGTATTAGAGATTTTCTAATAGATAGCAATGGAAACAAGATTTCTAATCCTAGAAACCTATATAAATATGAAAGGAAACTAACTAAACTACAAAGGCAATTATCCAAGAAGCAAAAGGGAAGTAAGAATAGAAGCAAGATGAGAGTCAAGGTAGCAAGGCTTCACGAAAAGATATCAGACATCCGAAAAGATTTTTTACATAAACGATCTTCACAGATTATTAATGAAAACCAAATTGTAGTTAGTGAAGATTTAAATGTGAGTGGAATGATTAAGAATCGCAAATTAGCAAAGGCAATATCCGATGTATCTTGGTCTGAATTTACTAGACAGCTAGAATATAAAGCAAACTGGTATGGTAGAGATTATATCAAAATTGATAAATTCTTTCCATCAAGTCAATTATGTTCAGATTGTGGATATAAGAACATAGAAACCAAGGATCTTTTGGTTAGAGAATGGGTTTGCACGAATTGCGGAAGCCATCACGATAGAGATATAAATGCTAGCAGGAATATACTACAAGAAGGACTTAGAATATTAGCATCAGCATAA
- the groL gene encoding chaperonin GroEL (60 kDa chaperone family; promotes refolding of misfolded polypeptides especially under stressful conditions; forms two stacked rings of heptamers to form a barrel-shaped 14mer; ends can be capped by GroES; misfolded proteins enter the barrel where they are refolded when GroES binds), whose product MAKEIKFGEEARRALESGVNKLADTVKVTLGPKGRNVVLDKKFGSPVITNDGVTIARDIELEDAYENMGAQLVKEVATKTNDIAGDGTTTATLLAQAIVREGLKNVAAGANPMVLKRGIEKAVETVIEEIKKSSKSIESKEAVRQVAANSAADENIGQLISDAMEKVGNDGVITVEEGRTMGVELEVVEGMQFDRGYLSPYMVTDTEKMEAVLDDPYILITDKKISNIQEILPVLEQIVQQGGKLLLVAEDVEGEALATLVLNKLRGTFNCVAVKAPGFGDRRKEMLEDIAILTGGTVITEDLGLDLKTVELDQLGRARQIKVDKENTIIVEGAGDQQTIKDRVHQLKAQIEDTQSEFDKEKLQERLAKLAGGVAVVKVGAATETELKEKKYRIEDALAATRAAVEEGIVAGGGTAYISAVPAVEALVETLEGDEKTGANIIRRAIEEPVRQIAINAGLEGSIIVEKVRGEKPGVGFDAYNEKYVDMIEAGIVDPTKVTRSAIQNASSIAAMMLTTESVVADLPEEEPAMGGMPGGMGGGMPMM is encoded by the coding sequence ATGGCAAAGGAAATTAAATTTGGTGAAGAGGCCAGAAGAGCCTTGGAATCTGGAGTAAATAAATTAGCAGATACAGTAAAAGTTACCTTAGGACCAAAGGGAAGAAATGTTGTTTTAGATAAAAAGTTTGGTTCTCCTGTTATTACAAATGATGGAGTGACTATCGCTAGAGATATTGAATTAGAAGATGCCTATGAAAACATGGGTGCCCAATTAGTAAAAGAGGTAGCTACTAAGACGAATGATATTGCCGGAGACGGTACCACAACAGCTACTCTACTTGCTCAAGCCATTGTTCGTGAAGGACTTAAAAACGTAGCTGCTGGCGCAAACCCAATGGTATTAAAAAGAGGAATTGAAAAGGCAGTGGAAACGGTAATAGAGGAAATTAAAAAGTCCAGTAAGTCTATTGAAAGTAAAGAAGCAGTAAGACAAGTTGCGGCGAATTCAGCAGCTGATGAAAACATAGGTCAATTGATTTCTGATGCAATGGAAAAAGTAGGGAATGATGGTGTAATCACTGTTGAAGAAGGAAGAACCATGGGCGTTGAGCTAGAAGTAGTAGAGGGAATGCAATTTGATCGTGGATATCTTTCTCCATATATGGTAACTGATACAGAAAAAATGGAAGCGGTTTTAGATGATCCATATATTTTAATTACAGATAAAAAAATCTCCAACATTCAAGAAATCCTACCTGTACTTGAGCAAATCGTACAACAAGGTGGAAAACTATTATTAGTGGCTGAAGATGTTGAAGGCGAAGCTTTAGCTACTTTAGTTTTAAATAAATTAAGAGGAACCTTTAACTGCGTAGCAGTAAAAGCTCCAGGCTTTGGAGATAGAAGAAAAGAAATGCTAGAAGATATCGCTATCTTAACTGGTGGTACAGTAATCACTGAGGACCTAGGATTGGATCTTAAAACTGTTGAATTAGACCAATTAGGGCGAGCAAGACAAATCAAAGTAGACAAGGAAAATACCATTATTGTTGAAGGTGCGGGAGATCAACAAACTATCAAGGATAGAGTACATCAATTAAAAGCTCAAATTGAAGACACTCAATCTGAATTTGACAAAGAAAAACTTCAAGAAAGATTGGCAAAATTAGCCGGTGGAGTAGCAGTAGTAAAAGTAGGTGCAGCTACAGAAACTGAACTAAAAGAAAAGAAATATAGAATCGAAGATGCTCTAGCAGCTACAAGAGCAGCTGTAGAAGAAGGTATTGTAGCCGGGGGTGGTACTGCTTATATTAGTGCTGTACCAGCCGTAGAAGCTTTAGTAGAAACCTTAGAAGGTGACGAAAAAACTGGTGCCAATATCATCAGAAGAGCTATTGAAGAGCCTGTTAGACAAATCGCGATCAATGCTGGATTAGAAGGATCTATTATTGTAGAAAAAGTAAGAGGGGAAAAACCAGGAGTTGGTTTTGATGCCTACAATGAAAAATATGTAGATATGATTGAAGCAGGTATTGTAGACCCAACTAAAGTAACTCGTTCTGCTATCCAAAATGCAAGCAGTATTGCAGCAATGATGTTAACTACAGAATCTGTAGTAGCTGATCTTCCAGAAGAAGAGCCAGCAATGGGTGGCATGCCAGGGGGCATGGGCGGCGGAATGCCAATGATGTAA
- the groES gene encoding co-chaperone GroES has product MDIRPLGDRVVIKVREEEEMTKSGIVLPGTAKEKPQEGTIVAVGSGEIVDGKKLPLEVKEGDNVIFSKYAGTEVKVGEEEYLILKQNDILAIVEK; this is encoded by the coding sequence ATGGATATTAGACCATTAGGAGACAGAGTAGTAATTAAGGTAAGAGAAGAAGAGGAAATGACCAAAAGTGGTATTGTTCTTCCAGGAACAGCAAAAGAAAAGCCTCAAGAAGGGACTATTGTAGCTGTAGGTAGTGGAGAAATTGTTGATGGTAAAAAGCTTCCTTTAGAAGTAAAAGAAGGAGATAATGTTATTTTCTCCAAATATGCAGGTACAGAAGTAAAAGTAGGAGAAGAAGAGTATCTCATTTTAAAACAAAATGATATTTTGGCTATTGTTGAAAAATAA
- a CDS encoding DUF554 domain-containing protein produces the protein MQLLGTIVNTAAIIGGTLIGFILRKGIPERMNKTIMQGLALGIMVLGLSEGIKSTNPIIVFGCVVLGGILGEFIGIEKRLEDFGHQFQKLLKNKGGNVAQAFVTTSLIFCIGAMAIMGPIQSGLQNDHTTLYAKSIIDGVSAIIFSSTLGIGVILSGISVFLYQGSITLLASVIKPLLSDPVIREMSAIGGVLIFGIGINMLDIVKIRLGNLLPAVFLPIILYMIHPFS, from the coding sequence ATGCAATTACTAGGAACAATAGTCAATACAGCAGCGATTATCGGGGGGACACTTATTGGATTTATACTCCGAAAGGGTATTCCCGAGAGAATGAACAAAACCATCATGCAGGGATTAGCTTTGGGTATAATGGTCCTGGGATTAAGCGAAGGAATCAAATCTACCAATCCGATTATAGTCTTTGGATGTGTCGTATTAGGAGGGATTCTAGGAGAATTTATCGGTATTGAAAAAAGATTAGAGGATTTTGGACATCAATTCCAGAAACTATTAAAGAATAAAGGAGGTAATGTTGCCCAGGCTTTTGTCACTACCTCTCTAATTTTCTGCATAGGGGCCATGGCCATTATGGGACCTATTCAAAGTGGACTGCAAAATGATCATACTACCTTATATGCAAAATCTATAATCGATGGAGTGTCAGCAATTATATTTAGTTCTACTTTAGGTATAGGAGTGATATTATCCGGAATTTCTGTTTTTCTTTATCAAGGGTCAATAACCCTATTGGCTTCGGTGATAAAACCCCTTCTATCCGATCCCGTTATACGGGAGATGTCTGCCATCGGGGGTGTCTTAATATTTGGCATTGGCATCAATATGTTGGACATCGTAAAGATCAGATTGGGAAATTTACTCCCAGCGGTTTTTTTACCTATTATTCTCTACATGATTCATCCCTTTAGCTAA